The Streptomyces sp. V4I8 genome includes the window GCGTCGACCTCGGCCTCGCTCCCGTCGGCGGCCACGACGGTCGAGCCGCGGACCTCGCTCAGACCGCTGGCCACCACATCCACGTTGGGCCGGGCGAGCGCCGGATAGTACGCACTGCTCAGCAGGATCCGCTTGCAGCCGATGCGGTAGTCGGGGGTCAGCTTGGCGCGCAGCGCGGGGTCCTTGATGGCGCGGGCCATGTTGCGCTTGGCCAGCTGCTCGACGAGGCCCAGCTGGTCGGGGTGCTTGGTGAACGCCTGGACCTGGAGTTCCCGGATGCCCCACAGCAGGCCGCGGCGCAGCTGCGCGGTGAAGGGCAGGGCCCGGTGCAGGGAGCGTTCGGCGCCGCTGATGGCGCGGTCGACGCGGGGCATGACCCAGGGCGGGGTGCGCTGGAAGAGGGTGAGCCGCTCGACGTCGGGCTGGATGGACGGCACGATCTGGATGGCGGAGGCGCCGGTGCCGACCATGGCGACGCGCTTGCCGCGCAGGTCGTAGTCGTGGTCCCAGCGGGCGGAGTGGAAGACCTGGCCGGGGAAGGAGCCCAGCCCCGGGATGTCCGGGATCTTCGGATCGGACAGCGGCCCGGTGGCGGAGACGACGAAGTCGGCCGCCAGGTTCCCGCCACTGGTCTCGATGTCCCAGCACAGCCGCTCGCCGTTCCAGGTCATCCGCTTCACCTCCGAGTTGAAGCGGATGTGCGGCCGCAGCCCGAAGACGTCCGTGACGTGCTCCAGATAGGCCCGGATGTGCTCCTGCCCGGAGAAGGCGCGCGGCCAGTCGGGGTTGGGCGCGAAGGAGAACGAGTAGAGATGGGACGGCACATCACAGGCACACCCCGGATAGCTGTTGTCCCGCCAGGTGCCGCCGACGCTGTCGGCCCGCTCCAGGACGACGAAGTCGGTGACGCCCTCGCGCCGCAGCCGTACGGCGGCCCCCAGTCCGCCGAACCCGGACCCGACCACCGCGACCCGCACATGTTCGCGTTCGGCCATGCCTGTGCCTCCATGCTTCACCCGGAACCGGAACCATGCCAGTGAACACTGGCGCAATGGGGAGAGTAGAGCAGGACCGTACCGACCGGTAGGGGTCGAACCGAGGACGTTGACATCAGCGGCCGCCGGCGCGGGTACCGGCGGTACGCCTTAAGGTGCCCAGGTGACCGAGAAGCGTGAATACCGCATGGAGGAGCTCGCCCGCCTGGCCGGCATCACGGTCCGCACCCTGCGCTTCTACCGCGAACGCAAGCTGATCCCGCCACCCCGCCGCGAGGGCCGCATCGCCTGGTACGACGACCACCACCTGGCCCGCCTGCGCACGATCTCGGCCCTGCTGGAACGCGGCCACACCCTCAACGGCATCGCGGAACTCGCCGACGCCCTCGACCACGGCCGCGGCGTCGCCGACCTCCTCGGCGTCGACGCCCCCACCGAGGAGGAGCCGGTCCGCCTCACCCCCGAGGAACTCGCCGCCCGCTTCGAGGGCGAGGTCACCCCCGAGAACCTCGCCGCCGCCATGGACCTCGGCTACCTCGGCACCGACGGCGACGAGATCGTCCACATCAGCCGCCGCCTCCTGGACGTCTCCTCGGCCCTGGTCCGCGAGGGCATCCCCCTCGCCGAGGTCCTGACGGCCGGCAAGCGCGTCCGCGAACACGTGGACGCCCTGGCGGAGATGTTCGCCGAACTGGTGCTGCGCCACGCCCACGAGGACGACCTCCAGCGACTTCGCCCGCTGGCCCGGAGCGTGGTGGAGGCGGAGCTTTCGCTGGCGCTGGACCGGCGGTTGCGGAAGCGGAGCGACGGGGACTGACGGCGGGACCGCAGGACCGACGGCGCCCCTAACGGTCGTAGACCACCGTCACCGGCGCATGATCCGACCACCGCTCGGCATGCGTGGCCGCACGCTCGACGTACCCCTTGACCGCCCTGCCCGCCAGCCCCGGCGTCGCCACGTGGTAGTCGATGCGCCACCCCGTGTCGTTGTCGAAGGCCCGCCCGCGGTACGACCACCACGAGTACGGCCCCTCGACGTCGGGGTGCAGCGACCGTACGACGTCGACGTAGCCGCCGGCGGTGGGGGCGAACACCTCGCCGAGCCACTCCCGCTCCTCCGGCAGGAACCCGGAGTTCTTGGTGTTGCCGCGCCAGTTCTTGAGGTCGGCCTGCTGGTGGGCGATGTTCCAGTCGCCGCAGACGACGACCTCGCGGCCGTCGGCGGCGGCGCGCTCGCGCAGGTCCTTCAGATAGGCCAGGAACTCGCCCATGAAGCGGACCTTCTCGTCCTGCCGCTCGGTGCCGACCTCGCCGGAGGGCAGGTAGAGGGAGGCGACCGTCACACCGGGGAGGTCGGCCTCGACGTAGCGCCCGCTGTCGT containing:
- a CDS encoding flavin-containing monooxygenase, coding for MAEREHVRVAVVGSGFGGLGAAVRLRREGVTDFVVLERADSVGGTWRDNSYPGCACDVPSHLYSFSFAPNPDWPRAFSGQEHIRAYLEHVTDVFGLRPHIRFNSEVKRMTWNGERLCWDIETSGGNLAADFVVSATGPLSDPKIPDIPGLGSFPGQVFHSARWDHDYDLRGKRVAMVGTGASAIQIVPSIQPDVERLTLFQRTPPWVMPRVDRAISGAERSLHRALPFTAQLRRGLLWGIRELQVQAFTKHPDQLGLVEQLAKRNMARAIKDPALRAKLTPDYRIGCKRILLSSAYYPALARPNVDVVASGLSEVRGSTVVAADGSEAEVDAIVFGTGFHVTDMPIADRVVGADGKTLAEAWKGGMEALRGASAAGFPNWMTVIGPNTGLGNSSMILMIESQLNYMADFVRQLDVLGERVALDARPSAVDAWNRRVQERMKRTVWNTGGCTSWYLDANGRNTTIWPGTTSEFRRATRSVDLSEYAVVRATVKESAEVTA
- a CDS encoding MerR family transcriptional regulator, which codes for MEELARLAGITVRTLRFYRERKLIPPPRREGRIAWYDDHHLARLRTISALLERGHTLNGIAELADALDHGRGVADLLGVDAPTEEEPVRLTPEELAARFEGEVTPENLAAAMDLGYLGTDGDEIVHISRRLLDVSSALVREGIPLAEVLTAGKRVREHVDALAEMFAELVLRHAHEDDLQRLRPLARSVVEAELSLALDRRLRKRSDGD
- a CDS encoding exodeoxyribonuclease III codes for the protein MLTVTSVNVNGLRAAAKKGFVEWLAGTEADVLCLQEVRAEPQQLPEHVRTPDGWHVVHAPAAAKGRAGVSLYTRREPDRIQVGFGSSEFDDSGRYVEADLPGVTVASLYLPSGEVGTERQDEKVRFMGEFLAYLKDLRERAAADGREVVVCGDWNIAHQQADLKNWRGNTKNSGFLPEEREWLGEVFAPTAGGYVDVVRSLHPDVEGPYSWWSYRGRAFDNDTGWRIDYHVATPGLAGRAVKGYVERAATHAERWSDHAPVTVVYDR